The Eurosta solidaginis isolate ZX-2024a unplaced genomic scaffold, ASM4086904v1 ctg00001103.1, whole genome shotgun sequence genome contains the following window.
TCATTTATGTTCGTGCGTTAAGCGAACGCAATGATTTTTTACTAGTTTGGCCTGtaaaaatgttataattaaaatgaaaaattgaaaCCTGTTgcaattttgacataatttcctttgagctttctgtcaaaaaaaaaaaaaatcaactaacTTTAATACCTATTTTATTTAGATTATGAATATTATATCTTTGTAACATAAAACGATTCATGAAGTTGAGGTATTGCTAGCATGGCACTGTCAAAGCATTTCAGCGAAGTGACGTGTCAAGCGTTCTATGTTAACGCGTAGTTGCGTTACTTCGCCTGCTATATAATCAAAATATAAAATGTGTCTAATATAGAACGTTGCATGACGCGTAAAGTGTTTTATGTAAATCCTGCCTCATGTAGAACGCTTTCAGGGCCGTTTAAACTTtacgtatccatatccatataaaaaagctgatccaaccaaccttatggaaatcaatgtaattggtcaatagTGCCATAacataacgccctagccataaccataccatggccaatcaattggtttttgggtttTTCGCTATATCGATAACCTAACAatttttgagttggagaatttattaactttttgtagattttatttattgttttggatacgttttgagtaaaagagttttttttttggggtatatatttgtaattttttgcgttttcttaatttttatgaaaatttcacgatttttaggttgaGGCAccgataactgatgccaattgatatggataagtaaaaatatcgTTACGACTATGTCAACATTGCCAGGCCCTTCTCCCAGTGCTTCGATTTGACATATGATCTCAACTAAACAAGTTTAAACATTGTTTACAATAAGTACAGAAAATTGCATGCAATATAGTTGGTATGcagtaaaaattttttataagatAACAATGACACGCCTTAACGTTTTCTTCGGTTTGAAGCGCCCAGATGACTCTACCAGCAAAATATATTTCTGGCGTTCATGTTCATAAggataaatgtcaaaatgtacCTTTTTTAACTTATTTGGCAAAGCACCTCAGTAATAAGTTTTTCTTATGATCGGAATAGTGGATTAGCTATCACAATTCTATCGATAAATTTACGTGCAATATAATCGGTATTTGGCAGTCATCAGTTTTGCCAAATTGAGTGATAAGTGGAAAATCATACGACAAAAAAtttgtgttaaataaataaaagaataaaaaaatacaataaaataatctATAGCAGCATGCGCAAGGTAAGTAGACGCCATATGCGAAGAAAGTATGAATGTACCCAAAAGTGAGGAAACTCTTTTAAAAAATAAgtctggaattttagttaaaaatatgTATTCTACTGTAACATAGGCATTAAAACGCAACTAAATAGAATTGGAGAAACGTTAAATAATTATAACAACATAATTGTTGATGTTAATACTGATCGGTTACCATTATATCGCAGTTCTAGGGTACAAGTTTGGCCAAATTTATTGCGAATagttaatataccaaatacgacagTTTTCACTACTGGAATTTATCTAGGTAAATCGAAACCAAGTTCAATCACCCAATTTTTGGCTGAACTCACTGAAGAAGTAGCAGAAATTCGGGAAAATGGTTTCGATTTCAATGGCCGCTGTATAACATTTACAATAAGGGCTTTTGTTTGTGATGCGCCTGCAAAAGCTTTTCTTTGCGGAATACTTGGGCATACTGGGGGACATGGTTGTCCAAAATGTACTCAAGTGGTACACAAAATTAATGGCGTCCTAACTTATAGCACAGAGGCTGGAACGCTTGTTTCTAATGAAGATTTTTTAGAACGAAAGTACCCTCACAAACATGCGCCAGCTTTTAGAAATAATTTATCTCCCTTAGAAAATATTAGCATTGGCATGATATAACAAGTACCCATAGACGTTATGCACTTAATTGATTTAGGTGTAATGCGAAAATTTATCATGCGTATTATTGGCAATGAGTCAAACTACAAATTTAGAAAAGAAGCAAAAATTAACATATCTTCAAAAGTAGTAGCTTTACGTCCCTATATAACAAAGGAATTTGTTCGAAAACCAAGATCTTTGGTTGAAATAGCGAACTAGAAAGCTACAGAATTTCGTATGTTTCTTCTCTACTATGGAATCTATGTTTTTAAAGACGAAATTCCTGGGGATGTATACTATGAATTCCTTCTTTTACATTGTGCTTGCCGCTTGTTTTGttctaaaaaattttgcttaaataTTGATTTAGAGAGTGATATTCTAAAGTTAGCATTAACTTCAATGTGCATGGTTTACTGCATATTGCGGAAGATGTTAAAGAACTTGGTTTTCCTTCAAATTATTCCGCTTATTCTTTTGGAAATTATTTACAAGTTTCGAAATCTTACGTAAGACAACCAAGGCAAATATTACGACAAATATCAAATATGGTAATGCAGGAAGCAATTGTCACTGATTCTAAATTTTCAGGATTTAAGACTAAAGATAATTTCATAAACAGTTTTTATTTTGACGGATATATGCTATCCACACAACGTCCAAATAATTATTGTTCGCTGAAATCACAAGATTATGTAGAAATAGTAGATTTCAAAGATCAAAATAGTAATGTTATAAAAAGAAAGAAATTACTGAATTTAAACAGTTTTTCACAGAACCTATCGACTCTCTTACATTAGGAATATGCACTGCCGACCTAGCTCCTTCGCCTATTGTAGAAGAATTTTATCTGGATGATTTCGAATACAAATTGATGTGTATCGCTCTAACAGATAAACTTCTTCTAATTCCAATTTTACATACCTGCATGTAGTTATTTActtccttacatttatttattttatttatatttattactaacatttttttttctttttgagcacattttcaaaaaatttgaggcgCAAAACAAAAACTCCTCGACGGCGGCAATCCCAGCCAAGAAAGTTAAATGTAAGTAAACACTCATTTTTTAACATGATTTATTGTCAGAGCTGCGCAGTAATGAATATACttggtaattaaaaaatttaattttcaattacaatTACTTGTTGCTGGTACTTGGTAGCGAATACACCGCTTTTCAATTCTTGATCAATTATCTCAAATACTATCGATTACTTTCAATTCTTTTCAATTATTTGCTCATATCTAACAATTGAGAATTAAACACCTGTACTGGATTCTACCTGCTCTGTTTATTACCTAACATCGTTTAacacattttgaaaaattatagttGCAGATGAAAATAGTTACCGGAGAACCAGCAGCGTTACGTGTGCCAGTGAATCTACAATAGGTAATCAAGCCTTTCATACGAAAGTAGCACTTTAAAACATACCTCCTATTGCCAGTGTCGATCACAATtaatcacccttattgtcattgtcgtcgtcgacatcgtcgtcgtttttcagtcgacgtcacatcgtatcggcgtcgtcgtcacttcgacaccaaatcggtattggctaagcCTGTTGAGACGACGTCGACAgtttatcgataaaacgaaaggaaaatataccatctctgccatttctggatcagctgttcgatATTTCATActatttctgaatcttttttcgTGATTTAagctttgtttaaatattttatttcaagattttacaaaaatgtttttttatgacAGTAGTGCAAGCTCTAGTGACGAAAAGAATAAAGAGGAGCTTagattaaatagaaaaaaaaataaggaataaCTCCGATGTATTTCGTTTGCCAGACAACAAGTATGTATAACAACTTTCGGAGGTTTAGAATGTATTAATGTTTCAGCTGGAAATATTATACTTTATTCCAGATTTGAAGACTATTTTCGTCTCAATAAAGCTGCCTTCAGATATGTTCTGGAAACAATTCAGCCGCATATGAGAAACGAAATCAGGACAACGGCGATTTCAAAAACCATAAAATTGGCAGCAACGTTGCGATTTTTGGGGCAAGGTTCCTATCAACTAAGTGTGGGAAATGATTTCCATCTTGGACTTTCCCAGCCATCCGTTAGTGCTGTACTTGCTGAAACACTCGACGTTTTGGAATCCTTTATATGTCCTCTTTGGATAAAATTTCACATGACAGAGGCTGAATACACAGAATTCAAGgagtattttttcgaaaaaactggCTTTCCAGGAGTTATTGGCTGCGTTGATGGAAATCATATAAAAATTTTCGCTCCTAGAAAACAAGACCAGCATCTATACTACAATAGAAATGGATTTTTTAGTTTAAATGCCATGATTGTAAGAACAGATAAACTTTTAATCggctaaataataattttttaacaaacaatttgaCAGATTTGTGATCATAAGTTGCGAATAAGGTATATGGATGCTAAGCATGCGGGTTCGGGCCATGATTCCCTCATATGGAACCTTAGCCATGCTAGAAGAATTCTGCGAGAACGATACGATGCTGGAGAGCGTAACTTCTGGCTTTTAGGTAAAAACcaattgcacacaatttaaatcatgtaaaagttatataaaatttttttatatttgtaggcGATGCGGGCTATCCTCTAGAACAATTTATTATGACACCGTATCGAAGCACAGAAGGAAGTCCCGAGCTATTTACAATACCAAGCACGCCAAAGCTAGAAATATAATTGAACGTACTATTCGCGTACTAAAAAACCGTTTTCGCTGTTTGCTAGCTGCACGTCAACTTCACTATACGCCATCTAAAGCCACGCAAATTGCTAATGTATGTGCAGCACTTCAAAACATATGCATTGATTTTAGTTCTCGCTCTGCAAACGAGGATGTACACAGTCAAGAGCAGAACTTAGAGAATTGTGAAAAtattgatgatgtagaaaatattgCGAATATGGAAGCATCACAAATTAGAGAGCAAATCAAAACCAGCTTTGTATAGTTTCAGACTGAAAATTTCAGTTCATTTTTTattgtgtacatatatgcattaaaTTCAGTCGTCTTAATAACTAAtatcacaaaacaaaaataattcagttatttagaaataaaaagtaattcaggtacttaaaataaaatatgtacatcAAACAAacggaaaaaataaattttcttaaaaataaaatatgtatgtacataaaaatcagtcttcttcttttttttctaaattctttAGTTTAGTTTtcgctattttaatttttatggctTTTAAAACCATATTCATTTTATGAAGTTCTACTTCCTTACATTCTTTTTTCTTCAGCATCTGTAGCTTTTCCTCCTCAATCGcgagcattttttttttggtaccgtGCTGTATCTCGTAAAGGGTGCTTAATTGAATTTAGCCTATTCGTGACATCGGTAAGGACCCTCTCTTGCATGCTACTGTGTTTCTCTAAAAGATCGTCTgtctttgtcctttttttttggaTTTGCGTACCTTAGTAGCAGCGGTAGTCTGGGCTCTCCTTCTTCCGACCACTGAAGTACTCGGGCCATCTTCGGAAGGAAAATCCGGTGGATGCAGCTGAACATCTGAAATTATTTGCGGATCATCCTCGACAACACAATTTACGTAAGCTTCTATAGTTTGCTCAACCGGCAGCTGCACACCTTGTACAATCCCTTCCGGGCTCAGCTGCTTGTCGAATTGCAGCAAGTTGGCCACTGCCTCTTCCAACGGACTAAGCGTAAATTGTTTATTCATGCCACCACCTGTTGCATTGCTTTCTTCCCTATTTTTCACCAGTTTTTTcttcactttaaattttaaatctcGCCATACCTGCATAGTATATTTTGATTAAAAACtatgctctattaatttaattacattAATTACTTTTGCCAACCGTCGCTGTCTCTTAAAGGTGGTCCCAAAGAATTTAATTTTATGCTGATCGCTTCCCACTGTTGTTTAAAATTTGCTGGTGTCATACCTCTTTGGAAACCTTTTGCTAGGCAAGGATTTTTTTCTAGCTCAGCTATAAGAACCTCGAATTGTTGCacactcgttattttcattttgaatatctaaaaaaaaaaagcatattacatgcttgtatatttaattaattaaaaaagaaatgttttacttacaaattttccttctgtcgtcagtaaaaCCAGCGTCGACGAAAATGGCGTCGTGTGATGGCGACGACGACAGAAAATTTGCTTAGCCTATACAAAAATGTGTCGATaatcgtcaatagttatcgaaaacgacaatggcaataccgaatttaacacgtcgtcgtgagtcgtcgtcgtttagtgacgacgacgacaatgGCAATAAGGGTGAATAGTCGACCGCTCAGCATTTCGCGACTATTCCTACAATAACTACAATGATTATTACATATCAATCGACACTCGCAATGGATGAGTCTTTTTAGGGCAAATTTATAGCTGTAGTCTGATGGTTAGACAACACTGATATACTTAATTTTTCCTATATTTTTAGAATCTCGTCGGATCAGCATGTCATCGTTGGTCATCGAACATACTACAGGTAAAATtttaggtaattctttacgacagcctTACAATGCTGATACGcgtcaaaaatatcgagagaggtgtcaaaagacgcgtattaatctcgagaacaataatccgaaggcagaaaagaagaattttatctctgtccggagatatttgcagttgaaggtggcgattttcatgtgattgttatAACGTTgagtacccaccaaaaaaattgtgaacataagagttttgcgcggatatagttttggtctacaGGGCGGTGCGGGACCCacacagggtaattttttataagaaaggcgttctgcgcaaaaatactatggataccacccccggttacgaaggtacccgcgggtcttttttcagttttttgttaatatctttttaacgagtcaaaatttttattttccgccttcggattattaatactgtttGTCAAGacacgtcgtttgatacctctctcgatatttttggacgcgtgttagcagtgtcatgctgtcgtaaaaacTACCAAGTTTTATCACACAATAACAAAAACTGTGCAATGAAAAAATATCTCGGCTACGTAAAGTTTGCCTTATATGTcggtaaatttaaataataatgttTTTTTGCAAGCGACCCTGAAAATGACACTTTCATCATGGCGGAGCTATGCAAGTGGTGAGAGGATTTTGGATTTAATGAAACAAATTATTTGGCAATAACTTAGTACATCTGATATACATAGGCTGCTGAATTGTAGTTTTTTATccaaatttaatataataaacaacaacaaagcacatATGCGAGGTTTAAAATAATAGCACATATGAGGAATATAAGGCCTTGTGAATTATCTAATAATTTATtgcaatatttacaaaaatattttttgttcacaTAAAGTTATAAGGACAAAATAAAAACGCGCTAAAATGTTCACTAaatgaaatcaaaaagttttGTCAAGCCACACAAAAAGAGACCTGGCCAAGTTTCAGAGTTGATAagagtttatttttaattaaacaaatgaatgaatgaaataaagtaattaaaaatgagatctaataatatattaatataatttcaaaataaataaagccaTCTATTATTAAAAGTCTGATCAACTGATGTCTGCAAAAAGTTTAAAACTTAAGTTATTTCTAATTGTTCAAgcaaccttgaacattttttcttatttacaggaTAATAGTAGTTAACCGATTTGTAAATACAGTCCACTgttagaaactatattttagcgattgagcgacctatttaaacaaagataagacaatcacgcacaaacacatgtatatagatATGTAGCAAATGAACCTCTGTAAATATGGACTACTTacacaaacaaagataagataatgcatacgaggtcgctcatatcaacaaaacaaatatatgtaaataaatatagttaaagataagacattcacacacacacacatgtaaatgaacctttgtaaatatttatgtatacaacaacaaattataagaaagctaggataagacaagtgtatataaagtaagataatttgtaaataaatcagaattctttgaactctcaaACCAAGCACTTCTTATTTTAATTCAAACTGCTTCCCCCCACCAGAGGTAAGGGGCATTTGTTGTAACGTTTGAGAATGTATTTAG
Protein-coding sequences here:
- the LOC137235835 gene encoding LOW QUALITY PROTEIN: putative nuclease HARBI1 (The sequence of the model RefSeq protein was modified relative to this genomic sequence to represent the inferred CDS: deleted 1 base in 1 codon; substituted 1 base at 1 genomic stop codon), which produces MFFYDSSASSSDEKIKRSLDXIEKKIRNNSDVFRLPDNKFEDYFRLNKAAFRYVLETIQPHMRNEIRTTAISKTIKLAATLRFLGQGSYQLSVGNDFHLGLSQPSVSAVLAETLDVLESFICPLWIKFHMTEAEYTEFKEYFFEKTGFPGVIGCVDGNHIKIFAPRKQDQHLYYNRNGFFSLNICDHKLRIRYMDAKHAGSGHDSLIWNLSHARRILRERYDAGERNFWLLGDAGYPLEQFIMTPYRSTEGSPELFTIPTARQLHYTPSKATQIANVCAALQNICIDFSSRSANEDVHSQEQNLENCENIDDVENIANMEASQIREQIKTSFV